A portion of the Neorhodopirellula lusitana genome contains these proteins:
- a CDS encoding Hsp70 family protein, translating to MSEPRDTNPSRPHSGRGPSDSAPCIGIDLGTTNSLVSIFRDGKPELLPTAHGGVLTPSVVGVLGNGEVVVGQTAKELRVTDPESCAWCFKRYMGQDRRLKIADKEFTPHELSSLVLRSLRQDATAALGVDVTEAVITVPAYFNDHARQATRLAGEMAGLKVRRMINEPTAAALVYGFHDRDDEKNIVVIDLGGGTFDVTVMEVFEGTLEIRSSAGESLLGGEDFTDRIVSEVLASENAQLEIAEFNDPLRVARMRSECETAKRTLASEESASIRVPDVDGRFAAKPKKFRMDRKTFARLCDPLMQRIAGPIARALRDAEMQPTEIDEVILVGGATRMDVLKNFVEDYFGKPAVMRHNPDEVVALGAAIQAALIDDDAAVDDMVMTDVCPFTMGVEVAKDLGGQIQDGYFSPVLHRNSTVPISKEEVYSTMAPNQTSVTVKIYQGDARKVSDNVLLGQLEVSELSPGPAGSPFYIRFTYDVSGVLEVEAYAPGGKKFRTVLTNHIKGLSPKSVEAARRRIGEMKFYPRDDLANQQLARYAERMLGELHPTQRDQLDSVLDAYEAAMNRADRAEFNAARDMLMMCLSALGIHPDGADQ from the coding sequence ATGTCTGAACCACGTGACACCAACCCATCGAGACCTCATTCCGGTCGCGGCCCGAGTGACTCGGCTCCTTGCATTGGGATCGATTTGGGAACGACCAATTCGCTGGTCAGTATCTTTCGCGATGGGAAGCCGGAGTTGTTACCCACGGCGCACGGTGGTGTACTGACGCCGTCGGTTGTCGGTGTTCTTGGCAATGGCGAGGTCGTTGTGGGGCAGACCGCGAAAGAGCTGCGTGTGACGGACCCCGAATCGTGTGCGTGGTGTTTCAAGCGTTACATGGGTCAGGACCGCCGACTGAAGATTGCCGATAAAGAGTTCACGCCGCATGAATTGAGCAGTCTCGTTTTGCGTTCGCTGCGCCAAGACGCGACGGCGGCGCTGGGTGTCGATGTGACCGAGGCCGTCATCACAGTGCCAGCCTATTTCAATGATCATGCTCGGCAGGCGACGCGATTGGCCGGAGAGATGGCGGGATTAAAAGTTCGCCGGATGATCAATGAACCGACTGCGGCGGCCTTGGTCTATGGCTTCCACGATCGGGACGATGAAAAGAACATCGTTGTGATCGATTTGGGCGGTGGTACTTTTGATGTGACCGTGATGGAGGTCTTTGAAGGCACGTTGGAGATTCGGTCCAGTGCTGGGGAAAGCTTGTTGGGTGGCGAGGACTTCACTGATCGAATTGTTTCAGAGGTGCTGGCGTCGGAAAACGCGCAGCTCGAGATTGCCGAGTTCAATGATCCGTTGCGGGTGGCTCGGATGCGAAGCGAATGCGAAACGGCGAAACGCACTTTGGCGAGCGAGGAGTCCGCATCGATCCGGGTGCCCGACGTGGATGGAAGATTTGCAGCGAAGCCGAAGAAGTTTCGCATGGATCGCAAAACGTTTGCACGGTTGTGTGACCCGCTGATGCAGCGGATCGCGGGACCGATTGCGCGGGCACTGCGTGACGCTGAAATGCAGCCAACGGAAATCGACGAAGTGATTTTGGTGGGCGGTGCAACTCGGATGGACGTGCTGAAGAACTTTGTGGAAGACTATTTCGGCAAACCGGCTGTGATGCGGCATAACCCCGATGAGGTCGTGGCGTTGGGTGCGGCGATTCAGGCGGCGCTGATTGATGACGATGCGGCGGTGGATGACATGGTGATGACGGACGTGTGTCCGTTCACAATGGGTGTTGAAGTTGCGAAGGATTTGGGCGGTCAGATCCAGGATGGTTACTTTTCGCCGGTGTTGCACCGCAACAGTACTGTGCCGATCTCGAAGGAGGAGGTGTACAGCACGATGGCGCCGAACCAAACTTCGGTGACGGTGAAAATTTATCAAGGTGATGCTCGCAAGGTCAGTGACAACGTCTTGCTGGGACAGCTCGAGGTGAGTGAGTTATCACCGGGGCCGGCGGGCAGTCCGTTTTACATTCGGTTCACTTATGACGTGAGCGGTGTGTTGGAGGTGGAGGCGTATGCACCGGGTGGCAAGAAGTTTCGGACTGTGCTGACGAACCATATCAAAGGTTTGTCACCGAAGTCGGTGGAAGCGGCGCGACGGCGGATTGGTGAGATGAAGTTCTATCCGCGTGACGATCTCGCCAATCAGCAACTTGCTCGATACGCCGAACGCATGCTGGGTGAATTGCACCCAACCCAACGTGACCAACTCGATAGCGTGTTGGATGCCTACGAGGCAGCAATGAATCGGGCAGATCGGGCTGAGTTCAATGCCGCCCGCGATATGTTGATGATGTGCCTATCAGCGCTCGGGATTCATCCTGATGGAGCGGACCAGTGA
- a CDS encoding glutamine synthetase beta-grasp domain-containing protein yields MTKCKLEYIWLDGYQPTQSMRSKTKIVDDFSGKVEDADMWNFDGSSTEQAPGGASDCLLKPVFCCPDPDRLGTGFLVMCEVMNADGSPHRSNGRATIKDEDEDFWFGFEQEYTIFDPETKKPIGFPAEGYPAPQGPYYCSVGAGKAVGREIVEDHLELCLEAGLNVEGINAEVMMGQWEYQIFAKGAARAGDEIWVSRYLLDRTAEKYGMEINYHCKPVKGDWNGSGMHANFSNTTLRTCGSKEVYEAICQAFEPRITEHIDVYGADNDQRLTGLHETQSIDKFSYGVSDRGASIRIPIFTVEHGWKGWLEDRRPASNADPYMVASAIIATVRTAKIPETV; encoded by the coding sequence ATGACCAAGTGCAAGTTGGAATACATCTGGCTCGACGGCTACCAGCCAACCCAGAGCATGCGCAGCAAGACCAAAATTGTTGACGATTTTAGTGGCAAAGTCGAAGACGCCGACATGTGGAACTTCGATGGCTCGTCCACCGAACAGGCTCCAGGTGGCGCCAGCGATTGCTTGTTGAAGCCTGTTTTTTGCTGCCCCGATCCCGATCGTTTGGGCACTGGCTTCCTCGTAATGTGCGAAGTGATGAACGCTGATGGTTCACCACACCGCAGCAACGGCCGAGCAACGATCAAAGACGAAGACGAAGATTTCTGGTTCGGTTTCGAGCAGGAATACACGATCTTCGATCCCGAAACCAAGAAGCCAATCGGTTTCCCAGCGGAGGGCTACCCAGCCCCACAAGGTCCTTACTACTGCTCCGTCGGTGCAGGTAAAGCCGTCGGTCGCGAAATCGTCGAAGATCACCTCGAGCTTTGCCTCGAAGCTGGTTTGAACGTCGAAGGTATCAACGCTGAAGTGATGATGGGTCAGTGGGAATACCAAATCTTCGCCAAGGGTGCAGCTCGTGCTGGCGACGAAATTTGGGTTTCGCGTTACCTGCTTGATCGTACCGCTGAAAAGTACGGCATGGAGATCAACTACCACTGCAAGCCAGTCAAGGGTGACTGGAACGGTAGCGGCATGCACGCCAACTTCTCCAACACGACCTTGCGTACCTGCGGTAGCAAGGAAGTTTACGAAGCGATCTGCCAAGCGTTCGAGCCTCGTATCACTGAGCACATCGACGTGTACGGTGCCGACAACGATCAGCGTTTGACCGGTCTTCACGAAACTCAATCGATCGACAAGTTCAGCTACGGTGTTTCCGACCGTGGTGCTTCGATCCGAATTCCAATCTTCACCGTCGAGCACGGCTGGAAGGGTTGGCTTGAAGATCGTCGTCCGGCTTCCAACGCGGATCCATACATGGTTGCCAGTGCAATCATCGCAACGGTTCGTACCGCGAAGATTCCAGAAACTGTTTGA
- the mutL gene encoding DNA mismatch repair endonuclease MutL, producing MSNAQSESVAVLTDSAASDETTSPAAAAPQSSENKASENTGSENQVPQIKGPRIIRQLPPQLVNQIAAGEVIERPASVVKELLENSIDAGATRVDLTIDGGGVERIRISDDGCGMTAEQLPLAVTSHATSKLPDDDSLFHVGTLGFRGEALASIASVSQMTIRSRAEGEPSGSQIDIRGGIIESPGPCGCPVGTTIEVRNLFFNTPVRRKFLKTPQTERGHIVEAFTRLALANPKVHFSLRNGDKEMFDLLPTVRWADRIESFFGTEISESLIPIDSEDSQVKITGYACDPSVSRGNNRMQYLFLNGRHIRDRALQHALGESYRGMLMVGRHPVCFLRMTMPPEMIDVNVHPAKLEVRFTDSGRVYSRLLQTLRQRFLSTDMTHRVGSPEPPPPIQGEALRTPSESVMGMPARDVDTQRQSVIDWARTGQDTPSVSPHLPQSQRIDSASPGNASGSSLSSSSMLGGVPSFQPFDGGAQPGSNNQHAASDSTSAPHSDRAPHADRAPHSDRAPWDGDETQGVAGPQPGADMGTGPGFGQGLGQGNSIAPRPSVCYLGFQVHNRYLVTQDDKGMVVIDQHALHERVLYERVCKKVLGEDSSLEAQRLLVPEPVSMTPAERAAALEVKDTLARIGLEIEDFGGETILIHSYPAILPKRGPAEMLRTILESVMGAGRDPNPKDLLNHLLSTVACKAAVKAGDPLSPEEITSLLEQKDLYLETHHCPHGRPTALFFSLNELDKMFGRLGPRG from the coding sequence ATGAGCAATGCACAATCCGAATCCGTAGCCGTTCTGACCGATTCCGCCGCCAGCGACGAAACCACTTCGCCTGCCGCGGCGGCCCCCCAGTCGTCTGAAAACAAGGCCTCTGAAAACACGGGATCTGAAAACCAGGTCCCTCAAATCAAGGGCCCCCGCATCATTCGGCAATTGCCACCCCAACTGGTCAACCAGATCGCTGCCGGTGAGGTCATCGAGCGACCCGCCTCGGTGGTCAAAGAACTACTGGAAAACAGCATCGATGCCGGCGCCACCCGCGTCGACCTGACCATCGACGGAGGCGGGGTCGAGCGAATTCGCATCAGCGACGATGGCTGCGGCATGACCGCCGAACAACTGCCGTTGGCCGTGACCAGCCACGCGACCAGCAAGCTGCCCGACGACGACTCGCTCTTTCACGTGGGCACACTGGGGTTCCGTGGGGAAGCCTTGGCATCGATCGCCAGCGTTTCCCAAATGACCATCCGCAGCCGCGCCGAAGGCGAACCCAGCGGCAGCCAGATCGACATCCGTGGCGGCATCATCGAATCGCCAGGCCCCTGCGGTTGCCCAGTTGGCACGACCATCGAAGTCCGCAACCTGTTTTTCAACACGCCGGTCCGCCGCAAGTTTTTGAAAACACCGCAAACCGAACGCGGACACATTGTCGAAGCCTTCACGCGATTGGCCCTCGCCAACCCCAAAGTGCACTTCAGCCTCCGCAACGGCGACAAGGAAATGTTCGACCTGTTGCCTACCGTTCGTTGGGCGGACCGGATCGAATCGTTCTTTGGGACCGAGATCTCAGAATCGCTGATCCCAATCGACAGCGAAGATTCCCAAGTCAAAATCACCGGCTATGCCTGCGACCCGTCGGTCAGTCGCGGCAACAACCGCATGCAGTACCTGTTCTTAAACGGACGCCACATTCGTGACCGCGCCCTGCAACATGCTCTCGGTGAATCCTATCGCGGGATGCTGATGGTCGGCCGGCATCCGGTTTGTTTCCTTCGCATGACCATGCCGCCGGAAATGATCGACGTCAACGTTCACCCTGCCAAGCTGGAAGTGCGGTTCACCGACAGCGGCCGCGTCTACAGCCGGTTGCTGCAAACCCTACGTCAACGGTTCCTCTCAACCGACATGACGCATCGAGTCGGCTCGCCTGAACCACCGCCGCCGATCCAAGGCGAAGCTCTTCGCACACCCAGCGAATCGGTAATGGGCATGCCGGCCCGTGATGTCGACACACAACGCCAATCGGTGATCGACTGGGCACGCACTGGCCAGGACACGCCCAGTGTTAGCCCTCACCTGCCGCAGTCCCAACGCATCGACTCCGCTTCCCCCGGAAACGCTTCCGGATCGTCGCTCTCATCATCATCCATGCTGGGTGGCGTTCCCAGCTTCCAACCCTTCGACGGCGGCGCCCAACCCGGCTCAAACAATCAACACGCCGCATCGGATTCAACTTCCGCACCCCACTCCGATCGAGCTCCCCATGCCGATCGAGCCCCCCACTCCGATCGAGCTCCATGGGATGGAGACGAAACGCAAGGCGTCGCCGGTCCCCAGCCCGGCGCGGACATGGGGACAGGCCCCGGGTTCGGGCAAGGACTCGGCCAGGGCAACTCGATCGCTCCCCGCCCGAGCGTCTGCTACCTCGGCTTTCAGGTACACAACCGCTACCTCGTCACCCAAGACGACAAAGGCATGGTTGTCATCGACCAACACGCACTGCACGAACGCGTCCTCTATGAACGTGTTTGCAAGAAAGTGCTTGGCGAGGACTCGTCGCTGGAAGCCCAGCGATTGCTCGTCCCGGAACCCGTTTCGATGACGCCAGCCGAACGTGCCGCTGCTCTGGAAGTCAAAGACACCCTCGCTCGCATTGGCCTCGAAATCGAAGACTTCGGTGGCGAAACCATTCTGATTCATTCGTACCCCGCGATCCTGCCCAAACGCGGTCCCGCTGAAATGCTGCGAACGATCCTGGAATCCGTGATGGGAGCCGGTCGCGATCCCAACCCCAAAGACCTGCTCAACCACCTGCTCAGCACGGTCGCCTGCAAAGCCGCCGTGAAGGCTGGCGACCCGCTGTCACCGGAGGAAATCACCAGTTTGCTCGAGCAAAAAGACCTGTATCTAGAAACCCATCACTGCCCCCACGGGCGGCCAACGGCGTTATTCTTCAGCCTCAACGAACTCGACAAAATGTTTGGCCGCCTGGGCCCCCGTGGCTAG
- the pgi gene encoding glucose-6-phosphate isomerase: protein MTATLTGTPQWKALSDHYDTIKDTQLRDLFASDSQRGQSLTTEAAGLYLDYSKNRITAETMTLLLDLARSRGLSEKIEAMFTGEKINLTENRAVLHTALRAPRDASVMVDGENVIPEVHAVLDKMSAFCDRVRGGQWKGHTGKSIRNIVNIGIGGSDLGPVMAYEALRHFSQRDLTFRFISNVDATDFAEATVDLDPAETLFIVASKTFTTIETMTNASTARQWLLDGTGGDESAIAKHFVALSTNAEKVSAFGIDTANMFGFWDWVGGRYSMDSAIGLSTMLAVGPSGFREMLDGFHEMDQHFRTTPLEENLPVIMAMLSVWYANFFGVETTAVLPYEQYLKRFPAYLQQLTMESNGKYVTVQGEQVDHETGLIYWGEPGTNGQHSFYQLIHQGTRLIPCDFIAFAKSLNPIGNHQDILIANVLAQSEALAFGKTAEEVKAEGTEDWLVPHRVFQGNRPSNTLFADQMSPSVLGKLVALYEHNVYVQSVIWDIDAFDQWGVELGKVLATKIIPELASDHSDELSHDSSTNHLIERYRKMK from the coding sequence ATGACTGCTACTTTGACCGGCACACCGCAATGGAAAGCCCTCTCGGATCACTACGACACCATCAAAGACACTCAACTGCGTGATCTGTTCGCCAGTGACTCGCAGCGTGGCCAATCGCTGACCACCGAGGCCGCCGGGCTGTACTTGGATTATTCTAAGAACCGCATCACAGCGGAAACCATGACGCTGCTCTTGGACCTCGCTCGCTCACGCGGCCTGAGCGAAAAGATCGAAGCGATGTTCACAGGCGAGAAGATCAACCTGACCGAAAACCGCGCCGTCCTGCACACCGCCTTGCGTGCGCCTCGCGACGCCAGCGTGATGGTCGACGGCGAAAACGTAATCCCCGAAGTCCACGCGGTCCTCGACAAAATGTCCGCGTTCTGTGACCGCGTCCGTGGCGGCCAGTGGAAAGGACACACCGGCAAATCGATTCGCAACATCGTCAACATCGGCATCGGCGGGTCTGACCTTGGACCCGTGATGGCTTACGAAGCACTGCGTCATTTCAGCCAACGCGATCTCACGTTCCGCTTCATCAGCAACGTGGACGCCACCGACTTCGCCGAAGCCACCGTCGATCTCGATCCCGCCGAAACCCTGTTCATCGTCGCGTCGAAAACCTTCACCACCATCGAAACCATGACCAACGCGTCGACCGCGCGGCAGTGGTTACTCGACGGTACCGGTGGCGATGAATCCGCGATCGCCAAGCACTTCGTTGCCCTCTCGACCAACGCCGAAAAAGTCTCGGCCTTCGGCATCGACACTGCCAACATGTTCGGTTTTTGGGACTGGGTCGGCGGCCGGTATTCAATGGATTCCGCCATCGGCTTGTCCACGATGCTCGCCGTGGGCCCCAGCGGCTTCCGCGAAATGTTGGACGGTTTCCATGAGATGGACCAACACTTCCGCACCACGCCGCTGGAAGAGAACCTGCCGGTGATCATGGCGATGCTATCGGTGTGGTACGCCAACTTCTTCGGTGTCGAAACCACTGCCGTGTTGCCCTACGAACAGTACCTCAAACGCTTCCCCGCGTACCTGCAACAACTGACGATGGAAAGCAACGGCAAGTACGTCACCGTCCAAGGCGAACAGGTCGATCACGAAACCGGCCTGATCTATTGGGGCGAACCCGGCACCAACGGCCAGCACTCGTTCTATCAATTGATCCACCAAGGCACGCGGCTGATTCCTTGTGACTTCATCGCGTTCGCCAAGTCACTCAATCCGATCGGCAACCATCAAGACATCTTGATCGCCAACGTGCTCGCCCAATCCGAAGCACTCGCGTTCGGCAAGACCGCCGAAGAAGTAAAAGCCGAAGGCACCGAAGACTGGCTGGTCCCCCACCGTGTCTTCCAAGGCAACCGTCCTTCCAACACGCTGTTCGCCGACCAGATGTCACCATCGGTGCTCGGCAAACTTGTCGCGTTGTACGAGCACAACGTGTACGTCCAAAGCGTGATCTGGGACATCGACGCCTTCGATCAATGGGGCGTCGAACTCGGCAAAGTCCTGGCGACCAAAATCATCCCCGAACTCGCCAGCGACCACAGCGATGAACTGTCCCACGACAGCTCCACCAACCACCTCATCGAGCGATATCGCAAGATGAAGTAG
- a CDS encoding c-type cytochrome domain-containing protein — MPPQRHRLTLPVSSVAGLLFFGLSMVLGLYVVGGLSVCAQDEMMMGQMGMSQGMMGQMTAGEKDSGDKDNDAKGKLVTYDDHVAAILKKNCVTCHGDGKQEAGLNLSNYADVTDESGLVVAGRSSGSHLIDVITSTEEGERMPPEGDPLPAEAVTLIKQWIDTGLRENSGSSAASMRTLGFQATSATDETGPGAVPANLPKVTRTKTQRRFPVLALASSLRAPVSAMSGYGVINLFDPIASRRYGAIEFPEGEPLVLNFSQSGRLLLAAGGKPVQNGAVVLFDVATGKRLASVGDEPDAIIAADISPDEKLVAIGCTSRLVKLYSTEDGSLKATMDKHTDWVTAVAFSPDGKYLATGDRIGNIHLWDGASGGVILPLSEHTKSVRALSWRSDSGVVASAGEDGTVVWWDVKDGWPLVSKPNAHAGGVLDCRFGPQGKLATCGRDAAVKIWSAEGKELTQFSVADKASVKGHSQPGIRVLPTRVTIAQDGSTVVAGDITGHLHKWQVP, encoded by the coding sequence ATGCCCCCCCAACGCCACCGACTCACGCTTCCGGTTTCATCAGTGGCGGGCCTGCTGTTCTTCGGGCTTAGTATGGTTCTTGGCCTCTACGTGGTTGGCGGGCTCAGCGTTTGCGCTCAAGACGAGATGATGATGGGGCAAATGGGGATGAGCCAGGGAATGATGGGCCAGATGACCGCTGGCGAAAAAGACTCGGGCGATAAGGACAATGACGCCAAGGGCAAGTTGGTGACCTATGACGATCATGTCGCCGCAATCCTGAAGAAGAACTGCGTGACCTGTCATGGCGACGGGAAGCAGGAGGCCGGGCTTAACCTGAGTAACTATGCCGACGTGACGGACGAGAGTGGGTTGGTCGTGGCAGGACGGTCATCGGGAAGCCACTTGATTGACGTGATCACCTCGACCGAAGAGGGCGAGCGGATGCCTCCCGAAGGCGACCCGTTGCCGGCCGAGGCGGTGACCTTGATCAAGCAGTGGATCGATACGGGGCTGCGTGAAAACTCGGGTAGCTCCGCCGCTTCGATGCGAACGCTGGGCTTCCAAGCCACGTCTGCCACTGACGAAACGGGCCCAGGTGCCGTGCCAGCAAATCTGCCGAAGGTCACGCGCACAAAAACGCAAAGGCGATTTCCAGTACTTGCGCTTGCTTCGAGCCTGCGGGCTCCGGTTTCCGCGATGAGCGGCTACGGTGTGATCAATCTTTTTGATCCGATCGCCAGTCGCCGGTATGGGGCGATCGAATTTCCAGAGGGTGAGCCGCTCGTGCTGAACTTCAGCCAATCGGGACGACTGCTGCTTGCCGCGGGTGGCAAGCCGGTACAAAACGGAGCCGTCGTGCTGTTTGATGTGGCCACTGGTAAACGTCTGGCGAGCGTGGGAGACGAGCCCGACGCGATCATCGCGGCCGACATTTCACCGGATGAAAAATTGGTGGCGATTGGGTGTACGAGCCGGCTTGTAAAGCTTTACAGCACGGAAGATGGCAGCTTGAAGGCGACCATGGACAAGCATACCGATTGGGTCACCGCGGTCGCCTTTTCGCCCGACGGCAAGTATTTGGCAACGGGTGACAGGATCGGCAACATCCATCTTTGGGACGGTGCGAGCGGTGGGGTGATCTTGCCATTGTCCGAGCACACGAAGTCGGTGCGGGCCCTTTCCTGGCGTAGCGACTCGGGCGTTGTCGCGTCCGCTGGCGAGGACGGCACCGTGGTGTGGTGGGATGTGAAAGATGGCTGGCCGTTGGTGAGTAAGCCGAACGCTCACGCGGGCGGAGTGCTTGACTGCCGGTTTGGACCCCAAGGGAAACTAGCAACCTGCGGCCGCGATGCGGCCGTGAAGATTTGGTCGGCCGAAGGTAAAGAGCTGACGCAGTTTTCTGTTGCCGACAAAGCGTCCGTGAAAGGGCACTCCCAGCCCGGTATCAGGGTGTTGCCCACTCGGGTCACGATCGCACAGGACGGATCCACCGTGGTCGCCGGCGACATCACAGGACACCTGCACAAGTGGCAGGTTCCCTGA
- a CDS encoding DUF1549 domain-containing protein has protein sequence MTVKSILTLVIVCIAAASNAGYAAENSSSTSATSGSGASHSKTKVSAPDASKPNTTEPSASVVPSFRRDVMPVFFRAGCNAGTCHGSARGKDGYMLSLFGYDTAGDYFRTVEEIPGRRVNSALPSESLLLLKATGAVPHTGGKLFERDSDLANTLRNWIRAGAPDDVGDVPDVAGIAVSQPSLVFDKAGKSMDLRVTATYADGSTRDVTDLALFGTNNPSVADIDSEGGVTAKGPGDTTVFARFSRFTVGAEVIVLPPSEGFAWPNPPENNFIDGHVFARLQKLRIAPSELCDDETFLRRVTLDLAARPPTVQEYEAFMADTSTDKRSRKIDALLASEDFTDYLTALWGELCRINSHDYTGRGDSHKPANAFNAWLRHQVAEDRPFDEVVADMATAVGSTNVDGQTGLYTMLIKDYQLDPKVLAADFSQLFLGVRMQCAECHNHPFDRWTMDDYYGFVSFFSCVKRKSGSDSRDRRVIFDPSAPPAKHALDGRLMPAKLLGEVEPVGGEGDPRRALAAWIKDPANDLFNRNIVNRLWAHLFGVGIVDPIDDFRATNPPANGPLLDALAERFVKHGRRIRPIVRDICNSRVYQLSIEPTPSGRDDQRQFSHAQLRRLRADVLLDSIVAVTGVPRSLPRAPTGTKAINYINRNHNLATGDFVLDTFGQSPRKTVCACDTRTEPSLSQVMHLLVGDTSGPSVHKAATKDGVLKSIVESESTPEGVIEAIFIRVLSRRPTKDELETMLQIVADGQAPAVYEDIFAGLIDSSEFLFNH, from the coding sequence GTGACTGTAAAATCAATTCTGACGCTGGTGATCGTGTGCATCGCTGCGGCTTCGAACGCAGGCTATGCTGCCGAAAACTCCAGTAGCACATCAGCCACCAGTGGCTCGGGAGCCAGTCATTCGAAAACAAAAGTTTCAGCGCCAGATGCGTCGAAACCTAACACAACCGAACCGAGTGCTTCGGTCGTACCGAGCTTTCGGCGTGACGTCATGCCGGTTTTCTTTCGGGCGGGTTGTAACGCAGGCACCTGTCATGGATCGGCCCGCGGCAAGGACGGTTACATGCTGTCGTTGTTCGGTTACGACACTGCTGGTGATTACTTCCGGACGGTGGAAGAGATCCCGGGCCGCCGCGTGAACTCCGCTTTGCCATCGGAAAGCCTATTGCTTTTGAAGGCGACCGGCGCGGTGCCTCACACCGGTGGGAAGCTGTTCGAAAGAGACAGCGACCTCGCCAATACGCTCCGGAATTGGATCCGCGCGGGAGCACCTGACGACGTCGGCGATGTGCCCGACGTGGCTGGCATTGCGGTGTCCCAGCCATCCTTGGTCTTTGACAAGGCTGGGAAGTCGATGGACCTGCGGGTGACCGCGACGTATGCGGACGGCTCCACTCGCGACGTCACGGATTTAGCTCTCTTCGGCACCAATAACCCGAGCGTGGCCGACATCGATTCGGAAGGCGGTGTTACCGCCAAGGGGCCAGGCGACACGACTGTGTTCGCACGGTTCAGCCGGTTTACGGTTGGTGCTGAGGTGATTGTGTTGCCGCCGAGCGAGGGTTTTGCTTGGCCGAATCCACCGGAGAACAACTTCATTGACGGGCACGTCTTCGCACGACTTCAAAAGTTGCGGATCGCGCCGTCGGAACTCTGCGACGACGAGACCTTCCTCCGCCGCGTCACGCTTGACCTCGCCGCCCGGCCGCCAACGGTTCAGGAGTACGAGGCGTTCATGGCTGACACGTCAACCGATAAGCGGTCTCGGAAGATTGACGCTTTGCTGGCCAGTGAAGACTTTACTGACTATTTGACTGCGTTGTGGGGCGAGCTTTGCCGGATCAACAGCCATGACTACACGGGACGCGGTGATTCGCACAAACCCGCCAATGCGTTCAACGCTTGGTTGCGCCATCAGGTCGCGGAAGACCGGCCGTTTGACGAAGTGGTGGCGGACATGGCGACCGCGGTGGGTAGCACGAACGTTGATGGCCAAACGGGGCTCTATACGATGCTCATCAAGGACTACCAACTCGATCCCAAGGTGTTGGCGGCGGATTTCTCGCAGCTCTTTTTGGGCGTGCGGATGCAGTGCGCTGAGTGTCACAATCATCCCTTCGACCGCTGGACGATGGATGACTATTACGGGTTCGTCAGCTTCTTCAGTTGTGTGAAGCGGAAGTCTGGCAGCGACAGTCGCGACCGGCGTGTGATCTTTGATCCGTCGGCCCCACCGGCCAAGCACGCCCTGGATGGCCGACTCATGCCAGCGAAGTTGCTTGGTGAGGTTGAGCCAGTGGGTGGCGAAGGTGATCCGCGCCGGGCCTTGGCAGCCTGGATCAAGGATCCCGCCAATGACCTGTTCAATCGAAACATCGTCAACCGGCTTTGGGCTCACCTGTTTGGCGTGGGGATCGTCGATCCGATCGATGACTTCCGGGCCACAAATCCGCCCGCCAACGGTCCGTTGCTCGACGCGCTCGCGGAACGGTTTGTTAAGCATGGTCGCCGAATACGGCCGATTGTTCGGGACATTTGTAACTCAAGGGTCTACCAGCTTTCGATCGAACCGACGCCTTCGGGACGAGACGACCAGCGGCAGTTCTCGCATGCTCAGCTTCGGCGATTGCGTGCTGACGTGCTGCTCGATTCCATCGTGGCGGTTACCGGCGTGCCGCGATCCTTGCCCAGGGCCCCGACGGGCACGAAGGCGATTAATTACATCAATCGAAACCACAATTTGGCGACGGGTGATTTCGTGTTGGACACCTTCGGCCAGTCGCCTCGGAAGACGGTGTGTGCTTGTGACACGCGGACCGAACCGTCCTTGTCACAGGTGATGCACTTGTTAGTAGGCGACACCTCCGGCCCGAGCGTGCATAAGGCCGCTACGAAAGACGGAGTGCTCAAGTCGATTGTGGAAAGCGAGTCGACACCCGAGGGTGTTATCGAGGCCATCTTCATACGGGTGCTGTCCCGCCGTCCGACAAAAGATGAGTTGGAGACGATGTTGCAAATCGTGGCGGACGGCCAAGCACCGGCCGTCTATGAAGACATCTTCGCCGGGCTGATCGACTCGAGTGAGTTTCTTTTCAACCATTGA